In Deinococcus fonticola, a single window of DNA contains:
- the plsY gene encoding glycerol-3-phosphate 1-O-acyltransferase PlsY, whose amino-acid sequence MSVTAVLAVLLSYVLGAVPAAAWVARSRGVDIRQVGSGNSGATNVLRSLGKGPAFVVAAFDILKGALAVLLGRLLGLPEPWAALCGVAAVLGHNFSPFLGFRGGKGVATSFGVVGMIHPVVGISAFILAIFMMWMTRFVSAGSILGAAAAIVMIVMVQAPLWMMGAVIFLAGLLIWQHRGNIQKLQAGTERRLGEKT is encoded by the coding sequence GTGTCCGTGACCGCTGTTCTTGCCGTGCTCCTCTCCTACGTTCTGGGGGCCGTTCCTGCCGCCGCCTGGGTCGCCCGTTCGCGCGGCGTGGACATTCGCCAGGTCGGCAGCGGCAACAGCGGAGCCACCAACGTGCTGCGGTCGCTGGGCAAAGGCCCGGCCTTCGTGGTGGCCGCGTTCGACATCCTGAAAGGCGCCCTGGCGGTGCTGCTGGGCCGCCTCCTGGGGCTGCCCGAGCCCTGGGCGGCCCTGTGCGGTGTGGCCGCCGTGCTGGGGCACAATTTCAGCCCCTTTCTGGGTTTTCGTGGTGGCAAGGGTGTGGCCACCAGTTTCGGTGTGGTCGGTATGATTCACCCTGTGGTGGGAATCAGCGCCTTTATTCTCGCCATCTTCATGATGTGGATGACCCGCTTTGTCAGCGCCGGCAGCATCCTGGGCGCCGCCGCGGCCATCGTGATGATCGTCATGGTGCAGGCCCCGCTGTGGATGATGGGCGCCGTCATTTTCCTGGCCGGACTGCTGATCTGGCAGCACCGGGGCAACATCCAGAAGCTCCAGGCCGGCACGGAAAGAAGGCTGGGAGAGAAAACCTGA
- the mce gene encoding methylmalonyl-CoA epimerase, producing the protein MKLDHIGIATPDLDMGSEPYLALGFTPEGEDEVVEAQGVRVRVFRVGDAVVELLAPLRPESAIARFLEKNRPGLHHTAYRVEDIHAEMARLRGQGATFLSEQPGPGLHGTTVVFLHPKWGAGTLIELCQHPQEAQVAGGHGH; encoded by the coding sequence ATGAAGCTGGATCATATTGGGATTGCGACGCCTGATCTGGACATGGGCAGTGAGCCCTACCTGGCGCTGGGGTTCACGCCAGAAGGTGAGGATGAAGTGGTGGAGGCGCAGGGCGTGCGCGTGCGCGTGTTCCGGGTGGGGGACGCGGTGGTGGAACTGCTTGCGCCGCTGCGGCCCGAGAGTGCCATTGCCAGGTTCCTGGAGAAGAACCGTCCGGGGCTGCATCACACGGCCTACCGGGTGGAAGACATCCACGCGGAAATGGCGCGGCTGAGGGGTCAGGGGGCCACCTTCCTGTCCGAGCAGCCGGGGCCGGGCCTGCACGGCACCACGGTGGTGTTTCTACATCCAAAATGGGGCGCAGGCACCCTGATCGAGTTGTGCCAGCATCCACAGGAGGCCCAGGTCGCGGGTGGGCACGGACATTGA
- a CDS encoding VanZ family protein → MSQARAAKPAWWLPTLLLMGVIWLLSSGARTPGPALPHPLDWAAHGLGYLALGFCLGKATGQRQLAWVLAAWFGALDEVHQAFVPPREAGVVDWLFDLLGAFVGSRLALPLAPPASLHIELEFGESANTHENGQAERLEFHENAKAS, encoded by the coding sequence TTGAGTCAGGCCCGCGCTGCTAAACCGGCCTGGTGGCTGCCCACCCTGCTGCTCATGGGCGTGATCTGGCTGCTGAGTTCGGGGGCCAGGACGCCGGGGCCAGCGCTGCCGCACCCGCTGGACTGGGCCGCCCACGGCCTGGGTTACCTGGCGCTGGGCTTCTGCCTGGGCAAAGCCACCGGGCAGCGGCAACTGGCCTGGGTGCTGGCGGCGTGGTTCGGGGCGCTGGACGAGGTGCATCAGGCGTTCGTGCCGCCGCGTGAAGCGGGGGTGGTCGACTGGTTGTTCGATCTGCTGGGGGCCTTTGTCGGTTCGCGGCTGGCGCTGCCTCTTGCCCCGCCGGCGTCGCTGCACATCGAACTGGAATTCGGGGAGTCGGCGAACACCCATGAAAATGGGCAGGCCGAACGCCTGGAATTCCATGAGAACGCCAAGGCTTCCTGA
- a CDS encoding stalk domain-containing protein, producing MASVGSVQLTLSSDQQTAFLNGQNVTLQAAPRNIQGRIMVPLREVAALMGQALTTADGVTQIGRLRIDASRGSATLNGQPQPDGNVATVAGTLYVSVRLLVDALNGNLSTDPAGRVLTITTLRSGGNPLLPQARFSTDKLVYAPGERVVYTEYPFDPDGADITARRWTNRQDVFFQPGTYTIGMQVTNARGTKSPPFTRTITVQGTPIDTPLTYALKYSEPGDSFDDPQVLGYPAVTAQTVYGESFPLLFSDSPEAPDRSGVLYQDTVVGRARLLAYHLNNLGRPARLYVMARNLEARPVEVRTERLGETAPTRIEGQLGQVTLLEYFASSGNQTLTLAPGQSAAAYASPTLSQGSGVNVLQDLSASGRVELTFMMLEDNLPPTQQVVQQLPYLAPDGRHQRGTFPNAVRKLRVNLASLPARIVIGDGAVDPAAVGLDRLTGQPQRLAGNYGVLYDLEVNGALNTAVALSPRGGLYRGAMNIEDGPLTQAIKLPRTGNALQPNQPVLLWRSLSDRLNIDFIPASGSNLPVSLVFYRTRPNAGYGGLFKTYQP from the coding sequence GTGGCCTCGGTCGGCTCGGTGCAGCTGACCCTCTCCAGCGACCAGCAAACGGCTTTTCTGAATGGCCAGAACGTCACCTTGCAGGCCGCGCCGCGCAATATTCAGGGGCGCATCATGGTGCCGCTGCGCGAAGTGGCCGCCCTGATGGGGCAAGCCCTCACCACCGCCGACGGCGTGACCCAGATCGGGCGGCTGAGAATCGACGCCAGTCGCGGCAGCGCCACCCTGAACGGCCAGCCGCAGCCGGACGGCAATGTCGCCACGGTGGCCGGCACGCTGTACGTCAGTGTGCGCCTGCTGGTGGACGCCCTGAACGGCAACCTCAGCACCGACCCGGCGGGCCGCGTCTTGACCATCACCACCCTGCGCAGTGGCGGCAACCCGCTGCTGCCACAGGCGCGCTTTTCCACCGACAAACTGGTGTACGCCCCCGGTGAACGCGTCGTGTACACCGAATACCCCTTCGACCCCGACGGCGCGGACATCACCGCCCGCCGCTGGACGAACCGGCAGGACGTGTTCTTTCAGCCGGGCACGTACACCATCGGCATGCAGGTCACGAACGCCCGCGGAACGAAAAGTCCACCGTTCACGCGCACCATCACGGTGCAGGGCACGCCCATCGACACCCCGCTGACCTACGCCCTGAAGTACAGCGAACCGGGCGACAGTTTCGATGATCCGCAGGTGTTGGGCTACCCCGCCGTGACCGCCCAGACCGTGTACGGCGAGAGTTTCCCGCTGCTGTTCAGCGACAGCCCCGAAGCGCCGGACCGCAGCGGCGTGCTGTACCAGGACACTGTGGTGGGCCGCGCCCGCCTGCTGGCCTATCACCTGAACAACCTGGGCCGCCCCGCGCGCCTGTACGTCATGGCCCGCAACCTGGAGGCCCGCCCGGTGGAGGTGCGCACCGAACGCCTGGGCGAAACCGCGCCTACCCGCATCGAAGGTCAGCTGGGGCAGGTGACGCTGCTGGAGTACTTCGCCAGCAGTGGCAACCAGACCCTGACGCTGGCCCCCGGTCAAAGCGCCGCCGCCTATGCCAGCCCCACCCTGAGCCAGGGCAGCGGCGTGAACGTCCTGCAAGACCTGAGCGCCAGTGGCCGCGTGGAACTGACCTTCATGATGCTGGAAGACAACCTGCCCCCCACCCAGCAGGTCGTGCAGCAACTGCCCTACCTGGCCCCCGACGGACGCCACCAGCGCGGCACATTCCCGAACGCCGTACGTAAACTGCGCGTGAACCTGGCGAGCCTGCCTGCCCGCATCGTCATAGGAGACGGAGCCGTGGATCCGGCCGCTGTAGGCCTCGACCGCCTGACCGGGCAGCCGCAGCGCCTGGCCGGCAATTACGGCGTGCTGTACGACCTGGAAGTGAATGGGGCCCTGAATACCGCCGTGGCCCTGAGTCCCCGGGGCGGCCTGTACCGGGGCGCCATGAACATCGAGGACGGTCCCCTGACCCAGGCCATCAAGCTGCCGCGCACCGGCAACGCCCTGCAACCCAACCAGCCGGTGCTGCTGTGGCGCTCGCTGTCCGACCGCCTGAACATTGATTTTATCCCTGCCAGCGGCAGCAACCTGCCGGTCAGCCTGGTGTTCTACCGCACGCGCCCCAACGCCGGGTACGGCGGACTGTTCAAGACTTACCAGCCGTGA
- a CDS encoding M48 family metallopeptidase codes for MPAHLSREPEVLTVGRVEVALKRSASRRTLGLQVRGGVASAHAPPQMSRELIVRFLESKRDWLEKHVRQQQAQQPRVREWQDGDLVPFLGETLTLRLVAGTRVEQRGNELFVPVTDTALQLKKWTRKAALQPFTELVQKYASGLGASDRLGRVAVSDTRTRWGSCTAHGDIRLHWALSRAPLEVLHYVALHEAAHLLELNHSPRYWAHVKRLMPGHAAQRRWLKENGHTLLG; via the coding sequence GTGCCTGCCCACCTTTCTCGTGAACCGGAAGTGCTGACGGTCGGGCGCGTGGAGGTGGCCTTGAAGCGCAGTGCTTCGCGGCGCACGCTGGGGTTACAGGTGCGCGGCGGGGTGGCGTCGGCCCACGCGCCCCCACAGATGTCGCGGGAACTGATCGTGAGGTTTCTGGAGTCGAAACGCGACTGGCTGGAGAAGCATGTGCGGCAACAGCAGGCCCAGCAGCCCCGCGTGCGGGAGTGGCAGGATGGCGACCTCGTCCCCTTTCTGGGTGAAACTTTGACGCTCAGGCTGGTTGCCGGCACGCGGGTGGAACAGCGCGGTAATGAACTTTTTGTTCCCGTGACGGACACGGCCTTACAGCTCAAGAAATGGACACGTAAAGCCGCGCTCCAGCCCTTCACGGAACTGGTGCAGAAGTATGCGTCGGGCCTGGGCGCGTCGGATCGGCTGGGGCGTGTGGCCGTCAGTGACACCCGCACGCGCTGGGGCAGTTGCACCGCGCACGGGGACATTCGCCTGCACTGGGCCCTGAGCCGCGCGCCGCTGGAGGTGCTGCACTATGTGGCCCTGCACGAGGCCGCGCACCTGCTGGAACTGAACCATTCCCCGCGTTACTGGGCGCACGTGAAACGCCTCATGCCCGGTCACGCCGCGCAGCGCCGCTGGCTGAAAGAAAACGGGCACACACTTCTGGGGTAA
- the lpdA gene encoding dihydrolipoyl dehydrogenase: MDLFDVVVIGGGPGGYVAAIRAAQLGLKTACVDAFERNGKASLGGTCLNVGCIPSKALLDTSEKVEVAKHDFAEHGISVGEVNVDVPRMLARKDSVVDKLTGGIAYLFKKNKVTSFFGLGKFVRQDTDGWVIDCAGTEVKAKHVIVATGSNPRALPLAPFGGHIVENSGALAFGQVPDKLGVIGAGVIGLELGSVWRRLGAQVTVLEALPGFLMAADDAVAREALKQFQKQGLDFHFGVNITRVEQNDAGVTVTYTEKEQEVTAQFDKLIVSIGRVPNTGGLNAEGVGLTLDERGFVKVDSHYRTNLPNVYAIGDVIGGAMLAHKAEEEGVALAEMLAGQAGHVNYDVIPWVIYTSPEIAWAGLTEKQAKEKGLSVKTGQFPFSANGRALGHGDPRGFVKVVADAGTDKILGVHLVGPNVSELIGEVVAIMEFGGSSEDLGRTIHAHPTLSEAVKEAALAVEKRAIHM; the protein is encoded by the coding sequence ATGGACTTATTTGATGTCGTGGTGATTGGGGGCGGCCCGGGCGGGTACGTGGCGGCCATTCGTGCAGCGCAGCTGGGCCTGAAGACGGCCTGTGTGGATGCCTTCGAGCGGAACGGCAAGGCCAGCCTGGGCGGCACCTGCCTGAACGTGGGCTGCATTCCCAGCAAGGCGCTGCTGGATACCAGCGAGAAGGTGGAAGTGGCCAAGCACGACTTCGCGGAGCACGGCATCAGCGTGGGCGAAGTGAACGTGGACGTGCCCCGGATGCTGGCCCGCAAGGACAGCGTGGTCGACAAGCTCACGGGCGGCATCGCCTACCTGTTCAAGAAGAACAAGGTCACCTCCTTCTTCGGGCTGGGCAAGTTCGTGCGTCAGGACACGGACGGCTGGGTCATCGACTGCGCCGGAACGGAAGTCAAGGCGAAGCACGTGATCGTGGCGACCGGCAGCAACCCCCGCGCCCTGCCCCTGGCGCCGTTCGGTGGGCACATCGTGGAGAACAGCGGTGCCCTGGCGTTTGGTCAGGTGCCCGATAAACTGGGCGTGATTGGCGCCGGCGTGATCGGCCTGGAGCTGGGGAGCGTGTGGCGCAGGCTGGGCGCTCAGGTCACGGTGCTGGAGGCCCTGCCGGGGTTCCTGATGGCCGCCGACGACGCCGTGGCCAGAGAGGCCCTGAAGCAGTTCCAGAAGCAGGGCCTGGATTTCCACTTCGGCGTGAATATCACCAGAGTCGAGCAGAACGACGCGGGCGTCACGGTGACCTACACCGAGAAGGAGCAGGAAGTCACCGCGCAGTTCGACAAACTCATCGTGTCCATTGGCCGCGTGCCGAACACGGGCGGCCTGAACGCCGAGGGCGTGGGCCTCACGCTGGACGAACGCGGATTCGTGAAGGTGGACAGCCACTACCGCACCAACCTGCCGAACGTGTACGCCATCGGTGACGTGATCGGCGGGGCCATGCTGGCCCACAAGGCCGAGGAAGAAGGCGTGGCGCTGGCCGAGATGCTGGCCGGCCAGGCCGGGCACGTGAATTACGACGTGATTCCCTGGGTCATTTACACCAGCCCCGAAATCGCCTGGGCGGGCCTGACCGAGAAGCAGGCCAAGGAAAAAGGCCTGAGCGTGAAAACCGGTCAGTTCCCCTTCAGCGCGAACGGCCGCGCCCTGGGGCACGGTGACCCGCGCGGCTTCGTGAAGGTTGTCGCGGACGCGGGCACCGACAAGATTCTGGGCGTTCACCTGGTCGGCCCGAACGTGTCCGAACTCATCGGGGAAGTGGTCGCCATCATGGAATTCGGCGGCAGCAGCGAAGACCTGGGCCGCACCATCCACGCCCACCCCACCCTCAGTGAAGCGGTGAAGGAAGCCGCGCTGGCCGTGGAGAAACGCGCCATTCACATGTAA
- a CDS encoding NUDIX domain-containing protein, with translation MNPTHQVVCGIVLSEQRVLLGHRSARKQWYPNVWDFPGGHVEMGETPLAALQREMREELGIGVLHARPVREVALAEVHLTFWLVNRWEGKPTNLAPDEHDDLRWFALDDLRGLALADDFYPDLIAEALKLTL, from the coding sequence ATGAACCCAACTCATCAGGTGGTGTGCGGCATTGTCCTGAGTGAACAGCGCGTTCTTCTGGGCCACCGTAGCGCCAGGAAACAGTGGTATCCGAATGTCTGGGATTTTCCTGGTGGTCATGTGGAGATGGGCGAAACACCCCTGGCCGCCCTGCAACGTGAAATGAGAGAGGAACTGGGCATTGGTGTCTTGCACGCCAGGCCAGTGAGGGAGGTGGCTCTGGCCGAGGTTCACCTCACCTTCTGGCTGGTGAACCGTTGGGAAGGAAAACCCACCAACCTGGCCCCCGACGAGCACGATGATCTGCGCTGGTTTGCGCTGGATGACCTTCGGGGGCTGGCTCTGGCCGACGATTTCTACCCTGACCTGATTGCGGAAGCGCTTAAGCTGACTCTTTGA
- a CDS encoding pseudouridine-5'-phosphate glycosidase, whose product MNISPDLAALMDIQPEVFAALDAGQPVVALESTIISHGMPFPQNVQMAREVEAIVRENGAVPATIAVLGGRLKVGLSADELHLLATDQTVEKISTRDLPVTVALGKNGATTVASTMRIASLAGIRVFATGGTGGVHRGAESSMDISADLLELAHTDVCVVSAGVKSILDIGLTLEVLETQGVPAITLGSEEFPAFYSRQSGFKSPLTVQTEAEAARVLHAKWVMGLHGGVLLANPIPAESEIPAADMNPHIGQALKDMDALGLTGKDTTPYLLGRIVEITGGKSLETNIALVKNNARVAARVAAEYAKLRA is encoded by the coding sequence ATGAACATTTCCCCTGATCTCGCTGCCCTGATGGACATTCAACCCGAAGTTTTCGCCGCGCTGGACGCCGGGCAGCCCGTGGTGGCGCTGGAGAGCACCATCATCAGCCACGGCATGCCTTTCCCGCAGAACGTGCAGATGGCGCGGGAGGTCGAGGCGATCGTGAGGGAGAACGGCGCGGTGCCGGCGACCATCGCGGTGCTGGGCGGGCGCCTGAAAGTGGGCCTGAGCGCCGACGAGCTGCACCTGCTGGCGACCGACCAGACCGTGGAGAAAATCAGCACGCGCGACCTGCCCGTGACCGTGGCCCTGGGGAAAAACGGGGCGACCACGGTGGCCTCCACCATGCGCATCGCTTCCCTGGCGGGCATCCGCGTGTTCGCCACGGGCGGCACGGGCGGTGTTCACCGGGGCGCGGAAAGCAGTATGGACATCAGCGCCGATCTGCTGGAGCTCGCGCACACCGATGTCTGCGTGGTCAGTGCAGGCGTGAAAAGCATTCTGGATATCGGCCTGACGCTGGAAGTGCTGGAAACGCAGGGGGTTCCGGCCATCACCCTGGGTAGTGAGGAGTTTCCTGCGTTCTACTCCCGCCAGAGCGGGTTCAAGTCCCCCCTGACGGTTCAGACGGAAGCCGAGGCCGCCCGCGTCCTGCATGCCAAATGGGTCATGGGCCTGCACGGCGGCGTGCTGCTCGCCAACCCCATCCCCGCCGAGTCCGAAATTCCTGCGGCGGACATGAACCCGCACATCGGGCAGGCCCTGAAAGACATGGACGCCCTGGGGCTCACCGGCAAGGACACCACGCCGTACCTGCTGGGCCGCATCGTGGAAATCACTGGCGGCAAAAGCCTGGAGACAAACATCGCCCTGGTGAAGAACAACGCCAGGGTGGCGGCCAGAGTCGCAGCGGAGTACGCGAAACTGAGGGCATGA
- a CDS encoding carbohydrate kinase produces the protein MKLTPRELELLNLIREAPASAPEELARRLGTSRAAVNVHVSSLIRKGALLGRGYLLPTKSRRHVTVVGGANVDFKSRTLAPALPATSNPGTTRQAVGGVGRNVTENLARLGVAVNLISAVGRDALGDFLLSETEKTGVDVRGVLRSVTHPTGTYTAILDATGELLVAVAAMQVMDELTPAALQERRAALSGAQWVITDGNLTPATLTHVLKLAAQVNVKTVFEPVSVPKVAHLFSALDAGFAPDVITPNLAELSALTGRDVPDTEQGIRSAALTLHARGIPLVWVRRGARGSALSGPDTLHTFPALPAQVVDVTGAGDAMLATFVAALMEEQLPEQAARLAHAAAALTIESEHTVRPDLTLQSISERLTAGGE, from the coding sequence ATGAAATTGACCCCTCGTGAACTGGAACTGTTGAACCTGATCCGCGAGGCTCCGGCCAGTGCGCCCGAGGAGCTGGCGCGGCGGCTGGGCACGAGCCGCGCGGCCGTGAATGTCCACGTGAGCAGTCTGATTCGCAAGGGCGCGCTGCTGGGGCGCGGTTACCTGCTGCCCACGAAGTCCCGGCGGCACGTGACGGTGGTGGGCGGCGCCAACGTGGATTTCAAGTCCCGGACGCTGGCCCCCGCCCTGCCCGCCACCAGCAACCCCGGCACGACCCGGCAGGCGGTTGGCGGCGTGGGCCGCAACGTCACGGAGAACCTGGCCCGGCTGGGCGTTGCCGTGAACCTCATCAGCGCCGTGGGGCGTGACGCCCTGGGCGACTTCCTCCTGAGTGAAACCGAGAAAACAGGCGTGGACGTACGCGGTGTCCTGCGCAGTGTCACCCACCCCACCGGGACTTACACCGCCATTCTGGACGCCACGGGCGAGTTGCTGGTCGCGGTGGCCGCCATGCAGGTCATGGACGAACTGACGCCCGCGGCCCTTCAGGAACGCCGCGCCGCCCTCAGCGGGGCACAGTGGGTGATCACGGACGGGAACCTGACCCCGGCCACCCTCACTCACGTCCTGAAGCTCGCGGCCCAGGTAAACGTCAAAACCGTGTTCGAACCCGTGAGCGTTCCCAAAGTCGCGCATCTGTTCTCTGCCCTGGACGCAGGCTTCGCGCCTGATGTCATCACCCCCAACCTCGCCGAACTCTCTGCCCTGACGGGAAGAGATGTGCCGGACACGGAACAGGGCATCCGCTCCGCCGCCCTTACCCTGCACGCCAGAGGCATCCCCCTCGTCTGGGTGCGGCGCGGCGCCAGAGGCAGCGCCCTCTCTGGCCCCGACACCCTCCACACGTTCCCCGCGCTGCCCGCCCAGGTCGTCGACGTCACCGGAGCCGGAGACGCCATGCTCGCCACCTTCGTCGCCGCCCTGATGGAGGAGCAACTCCCGGAGCAGGCCGCGCGACTTGCCCACGCCGCCGCTGCCCTCACCATCGAAAGCGAACACACGGTCCGGCCAGACCTCACCCTGCAAAGCATCTCGGAGAGGCTGACAGCTGGTGGCGAATAG
- a CDS encoding NUDIX domain-containing protein, whose amino-acid sequence MKLRVVWGNRPILGVAAGALIQDEQGRVLLQRRGDDGRWGEPGGGVNPGEDFLSGVRRELLEETGLDCPNLTWLGLEDGVQSGERMFLRYPNGHEMCIVDILFHGTLPAAALEHAQPDDSGETLELRWFPLDDLPELSSNINRNNLNILRRRAGMPELPLGLVPPLDLSGSGTFWADFRRLVGPQQPLFLPGASVLLTDEQGRLLLLKHANSGDWVLPGGKLVPGESLEDCARRETFEETGLSVTNLKRVQLLAGPEFRFTDHQGMWDSVGMIYEAQGMTGDLRLPAGEIEDACWFTPGELRRVRLLGLYTEKAVEHWVEVRRVEG is encoded by the coding sequence ATGAAACTCCGGGTGGTGTGGGGCAACCGTCCCATTCTGGGCGTGGCGGCGGGTGCCCTCATTCAGGACGAACAGGGGCGCGTGCTGCTGCAACGCCGGGGCGATGACGGCCGGTGGGGCGAACCGGGCGGCGGCGTCAACCCCGGCGAGGATTTTCTGAGCGGGGTGCGGCGGGAACTGCTGGAGGAAACCGGGCTGGACTGCCCCAACCTGACCTGGCTGGGCCTTGAGGACGGCGTGCAGAGCGGTGAGCGCATGTTCCTGCGTTACCCGAACGGCCATGAGATGTGCATCGTGGACATCCTGTTTCACGGGACGTTGCCCGCCGCCGCCCTGGAGCACGCGCAACCGGACGACAGCGGCGAAACCCTGGAGTTGCGGTGGTTCCCGCTGGACGACCTGCCGGAACTGAGCAGCAACATCAACCGCAACAACCTGAATATCCTGCGCCGCCGCGCCGGGATGCCGGAGTTGCCGCTGGGGCTGGTGCCCCCCCTCGACCTGAGCGGCAGCGGCACCTTCTGGGCCGATTTCCGCCGGCTGGTCGGCCCGCAGCAACCCCTGTTCCTTCCCGGCGCCAGCGTCCTGCTGACTGACGAACAGGGGAGACTGCTTCTGCTGAAGCACGCCAACTCCGGCGACTGGGTGCTGCCGGGCGGAAAACTCGTTCCCGGCGAATCGCTGGAAGACTGCGCCCGCCGCGAGACGTTCGAGGAAACAGGCCTGAGCGTCACCAACCTGAAGCGCGTGCAACTGCTGGCTGGCCCGGAGTTCCGCTTCACCGATCATCAGGGCATGTGGGACAGCGTCGGCATGATCTACGAGGCGCAGGGGATGACTGGTGACCTGCGGCTGCCAGCTGGTGAAATTGAGGACGCCTGCTGGTTTACCCCCGGGGAACTGCGCCGTGTCCGTTTGCTTGGTCTTTACACCGAAAAAGCCGTCGAGCACTGGGTCGAGGTACGCCGCGTGGAGGGATAG
- a CDS encoding ABC transporter permease encodes MDVLTQIFSLTFLITFIRSFVPLLLTGMGGLFSERSGVVNIALDGLIIFGALAGAVTTLLIEPSVGALAPWIGWLAGAVTGGLIAWIHAVLSIKYRADQVISGTAINLLAAGVPSVILSALFNTSTESPKVEHPLPLWGIGDFRFSPPVYFAALLVAVVWYVLYRTPYGLRLRATGEKPSAAASMGVNVYRMRYSAVILSGLLAGTAGVFMSIGNLTAYTRNMSAGMGFIALAALIFGQWKPLGVLGATMLFGFLQALSLTLDGQGILPSSLVTALPYLVTILALVFTGRSAAPKAIGQPYGD; translated from the coding sequence ATGGACGTCCTTACCCAGATTTTCAGCCTGACCTTTCTGATCACCTTCATTCGCAGTTTCGTGCCCCTGCTGCTGACCGGCATGGGCGGCCTGTTCAGCGAACGCTCGGGCGTGGTGAACATCGCGCTGGACGGCCTGATTATTTTCGGCGCGCTGGCCGGGGCAGTCACCACCCTGCTTATTGAACCCAGCGTCGGCGCCCTGGCTCCCTGGATCGGCTGGCTCGCCGGGGCCGTTACAGGCGGCCTGATCGCCTGGATTCACGCCGTCCTGAGCATCAAGTACCGCGCCGATCAGGTCATCAGCGGCACCGCCATCAACCTGCTGGCCGCTGGCGTGCCCTCGGTGATCCTGTCGGCGCTGTTCAACACCAGCACCGAAAGCCCCAAGGTCGAGCACCCGCTGCCGCTGTGGGGCATCGGCGACTTCCGCTTCTCGCCCCCCGTGTACTTCGCCGCCCTGCTGGTGGCGGTCGTCTGGTACGTCCTGTACCGCACCCCGTACGGCCTGCGCCTGCGCGCCACCGGCGAGAAACCCAGCGCCGCCGCCAGCATGGGTGTCAACGTGTACCGCATGCGCTACAGCGCCGTGATCCTGTCGGGCCTCCTCGCCGGTACTGCCGGGGTGTTCATGAGCATCGGCAACCTCACGGCCTATACCCGCAACATGAGCGCCGGGATGGGCTTCATCGCCCTGGCGGCCCTGATCTTCGGGCAGTGGAAACCGCTGGGGGTGCTGGGCGCCACCATGCTGTTCGGCTTTTTGCAGGCGCTGAGCCTCACGCTGGACGGCCAGGGCATCCTGCCCTCCAGCCTGGTGACCGCCCTGCCGTACCTGGTGACCATCCTGGCCCTGGTGTTCACGGGCCGCAGCGCCGCCCCCAAAGCCATCGGGCAACCCTACGGGGACTGA